The following are encoded together in the Coffea arabica cultivar ET-39 chromosome 1c, Coffea Arabica ET-39 HiFi, whole genome shotgun sequence genome:
- the LOC140038457 gene encoding E3 ubiquitin-protein ligase SINAT2-like, with amino-acid sequence MDASNSVLHNLLDCPVCMNTMFPPIRQCSNGHALCSNCKSRVNRCPICRDELGNIRCLGLEKLGESLEWPCKYLNVGCRDLLPYGNVINHELTCKFRPYNCPAVGVACPITGDVSFLVNHLKNDHHDNVFNSCTFNNLYTESDPEEVLNNSWKIAVYDCFGYQFCLCFEVFMWGSSQVYIAYMRFMGEPEDAKRFGYRLEVCSSGKSLSWRSIPRSIREPSIRVRESLDGLIIRRDLALFFSDGDKKQLKLAISGYICSITT; translated from the exons ATGGATGCCTCAAATTCAGTGTTGCATAACCTTCTAGATTGTCCTGTGTGCATGAACACAATGTTCCCTCCAATCCGCCAA TGTTCTAATGGCCATGCTTTATGCTCGAATTGCAAGTCTAGAGTTAATCGTTGCCCAATATGCCGCGATGAGCTAGGAAACATAAGATGTTTGGGTTTGGAGAAGTTGGGAGAATCACTAGAATGGCCATGCAAGTACTTAAATGTTGGCTGTCGAGATTTGCTCCCTTACGGCAATGTCATCAATCATGAACTCACTTGCAAGTTTAGACCTTACAATTGCCCCGCTGTTGGAGTTGCATGTCCTATAACTGGTGATGTTTCATTCTTAGTCAATCATCTCAAGAATGATCATCATGATAATGTATTCAATAGTTGCACCTTCAACAACCTTTATACCGAATCAGATCCAGAAGAAGTTCTCAACAATTCATGGAAGATTGCT GTGTATGACTGTTTTGGCTACCAATTCTGCTTGTGTTTCGAGGTATTTATGTGGGGTAGCTCTCAGGTTTATATAGCATACATGCGCTTCATGGGTGAACCAGAGGATGCAAAAAGGTTTGGTTATCGCTTGGAAGTTTGTAGCTCGGGAAAATCCCTGTCGTGGAGAAGCATTCCGAGGAGTATCCGTGAACCCAGCATAAGAGTTCGAGAGAGTTTGGATGGACTGATTATCCGTCGAGACTTGGCACTCTTTTTTTCTGATGGGGATAAGAAGCAGTTGAAACTAGCCATATCTGGCTATATTTGTTCTATTACAACCTAA